Part of the Acidobacteriota bacterium genome, GATGAGGCCGCCATTCGCGAACTGATGACCAAGACACTGGCGCTGGCGGAGTACGAGGTGGAGGAAGCGCCGGATGGCCGTGCGGCGCTCGGCCTGATCCGGACCAGCGCGTTCGATCTGCTCATCACCGACCTCAAGATGCCCGGCATGGACGGACTGGCGCTGATTCGCGACGCACGGCGGCTGGTGCCGACGCTGCCGGTGATCATCATGACGGCGTTCTCGACCGAGGCCAGCGCGATTGAGGCGGCCAACCTCGGGGTGGCCGGGTATCTCACCAAGCCGTTCCGGATCGCCAGGATCCTGGGGACTATCGCGAAGGCGCTTGGCGAATAGGCCGCCAACCCACCAGATTTGTCTCACAAACCTGCATGACGGCAACGCGGATTCGCGGGAAGTTCCCCCTCAGAAGCTACCTGGCGTGTTACAAAACCATACAGTGACAGTGTCAAATTCCTGGACACGGTGTCCCGAAACGCCAGAATCCCTCGATAAACCGCCACAAGATCCGTTGGCCTCGAGAATGGCTCGGGTTCGCTGTAAGTAATGGATTTAATGACCTGCTACGGTATCTTATGACACATATACGGTATTAACGTCATTTGATTACTGGTCTATAAAGTACTATTGATGTGTCACATCCACTGCCAGGGGGAACCGGCGCGGGTCGTTGGGTCACTCACCGTGGTGAGACGACGAGACATCCGCGTGTAGTAGAGTGTTGTTTACGGCGCGCGAAGACGTTTGGCGAGGCAGTCCGCACCCTCATTCATGATCCAGCTCTCATCCCTGACAAAGGCCTTTGGTGAACGCGTTCTGCTGTGGGACGTCACCTGGCAGGTGTCCGACCGCGAGCGGGTCGGCCTGTGCGGCCCGAACGGCGCCGGCAAGACGACGGTGCTCCGGATGCTGGCCGGCCTGGACGAGCCCGACGCGGGCGCCATCACCAAGCCATCCGGCACGCGTGTCGGGTATCTACCCCAGGACGGCCTGACGCACGAAGGCCGCACGCTCTACGGAGAAGCCGCACTGGCGTTCCAGTGGCTGCTCGACGCGAAATCCGAGATGCTGTCGATCGAAGATCGCCTCGCGGACCCGTTGGTGCCGGTCTCCGAGCACGACGAGATCCTGCACCGCTACAGCGACCTTCAGGACCGGTTTCGCCTGCACGACGGATACACGATTGATCTGAAGATCGACACCGTGCTTCGGGGTCTCGGCTTCGGCCCTGCCGATTACCACCGGCCCACCGAAACCTTCTCGGGCGGATGGCAGATGCGAATCGCGCTCGCCAGACTGCTGCTCGAAAGGCCGGACCTGCTACTGCTCGACGAACCGACCAATCACCTCGACCTCGACGCGCGCAACTGGCTCGAGGAGTACCTGAACGACTATCCCCACGCGGTCATCCTGGTCTCGCACGATCGCTTCTTCCTCGACGCCGTCGTCGATCGCATCGCCGACATCAATCTGCGCACGCTCACCGACTACCCTGGCAACTACTCGCACTACCTCGCCGAACGCGAAGCCCGCATGGAGCGGCTGCGCGACGCCAAGCGCCGGCAGGATGACGAGGTGGCGCGGATCAAGATGTTCGTTGATCGGTTCCGTTACCAGGCGACCAAGGCCGCACAGGTGCAGAGCCGGATCAAACTGCTCGAGAAGGTGACGCCCATCGAGGTGCCGCCCGAGCGGAAGCGTGTGCACTTCCACTTTCCGACCTGCGAGAAGAGCGGGCGGATGGTGTTTGACCTGAAGGATGCCGCCAAGGCCTACGGCACGACCACCGTCTTCACCGGCGCGAATCTGCACATCGAGCGCGGCGATCGCCTCGCGCTGCTCGGTCCGAACGGCGCGGGCAAATCCACGCTGATGCGTCTGCTCTCGGGTGTGGAGCCCCCCGACGCGGGCGAGCGGACCCTGGGCCATCAGGTGGTGATGCAGTACTTCGCGCAGGACGAGGCGGCGCGGCTCGACCCGGATCTCACCGTCTACGAGACACTGTCGTCCGATTCCCCGATGAACATGGTGCCGATGATTCGCAACATCCTCGGCGGCTTTCTCTTTTCGGGTGACGACGTGTACAAGCGGGTTGGCGTGCTGTCGGGCGGCGAACGGACGCGACTGGCCGTGGCGCGTATGCTGCTGCAGCCGTCCAACACGCTGCTGCTCGACGAGCCCACCAACCATCTCGATCTCGATTCGAAGGACGTGCTGCTCGATGCCCTGATGGACTACGGCGGCACGCTCATCGTCGTCTCGCACGATCGGTACTTTATCGACAAGCTGGCGACCAAGGTCGTGGAGATCGGGAAGGGCCTGGCGCTGCTCTACCCTGGCACGTACGAGGAGTTTCATTGGAGCCGGACGCATGCGGGCCAGACGCCGGCGCTTCCGGACCCGCTGGACATCGGGCGCAAGCCGGCATCGAAGGGCCCGGCGCCGTCACGCTCTCTGCCTGCTGCAGAGGCAGCGCCCCGACCGGACAGACATTCCGCGCCACCGAAGAGTCTGGCTCCCGCCGCACCGATCGATCGTGCCGCCGGGTACGAGGCGAGAAAGCGGGCGGATGCCGAGGCACGAAAGCTCACCCGGGCACGCAAGGTGCTGCGCGATCGTATCGCCGAACTCGAGAGTCGCATTGCCAACCGCGAAGGCCGCATCAAGGCGATCGAGGCCGCGATGGCCGCGCCCGGGTTTTACGACAATCGAGACACGTCCAAACCGATCATCGATGAGCACCAGAAGTTGATGTGGGACGTCGGCAACCTGATGAGTCAGTGGGAAGCGCTGCAGGGCCACGCGTCCGACCAGGAGACGCGCTAGTTCAGTTCATCGTGACGCCGTAGGCTGTCGCCACGTCCTTGAGGCCAGACATCGTCGCCAGGCACACGCGCGAGAAGCCCGCGAAGTCGAGCTTCAGCCGGAAGTGGCAACGGTCGTCGACGATCATGTCCATCCCTTCGGCGCCAAGCCCCGCCCCGATGGACTTGGCCGCCAGGTTGGCCACGATCACCGCATCGAGCAGCGGCGTGGAGTTCTCGATCGGCGCCTCGTGGTGCCGCGCAATGGCCTCCTGGATTTCCGGCGGAAACCCCCAGTGCCTGGCCATCTCCCCGCCAACCTCCGCGTGATCGCAGCCGAACAGCTCCCGTTCGGCCTGCACGAAGGTGATCTTCCGCTCGTCACGCAAGGCGAGCAACGCTGACACATCGGCCTTGAGGTAGCGCACCATCACGAGCTTGCCGACATCGTGCACGAGCCCCGCGATCGCC contains:
- a CDS encoding response regulator: MDDVFLTSEEVLEYLQVNLRTVYRLIKAGKIPAVRVGRQWRFRKADIDRWLNSQTTALPAAEPTAVGTPSGGERVSTRRPRVLVVDDEAAIRELMTKTLALAEYEVEEAPDGRAALGLIRTSAFDLLITDLKMPGMDGLALIRDARRLVPTLPVIIMTAFSTEASAIEAANLGVAGYLTKPFRIARILGTIAKALGE
- a CDS encoding ATP-binding cassette domain-containing protein, producing the protein MIQLSSLTKAFGERVLLWDVTWQVSDRERVGLCGPNGAGKTTVLRMLAGLDEPDAGAITKPSGTRVGYLPQDGLTHEGRTLYGEAALAFQWLLDAKSEMLSIEDRLADPLVPVSEHDEILHRYSDLQDRFRLHDGYTIDLKIDTVLRGLGFGPADYHRPTETFSGGWQMRIALARLLLERPDLLLLDEPTNHLDLDARNWLEEYLNDYPHAVILVSHDRFFLDAVVDRIADINLRTLTDYPGNYSHYLAEREARMERLRDAKRRQDDEVARIKMFVDRFRYQATKAAQVQSRIKLLEKVTPIEVPPERKRVHFHFPTCEKSGRMVFDLKDAAKAYGTTTVFTGANLHIERGDRLALLGPNGAGKSTLMRLLSGVEPPDAGERTLGHQVVMQYFAQDEAARLDPDLTVYETLSSDSPMNMVPMIRNILGGFLFSGDDVYKRVGVLSGGERTRLAVARMLLQPSNTLLLDEPTNHLDLDSKDVLLDALMDYGGTLIVVSHDRYFIDKLATKVVEIGKGLALLYPGTYEEFHWSRTHAGQTPALPDPLDIGRKPASKGPAPSRSLPAAEAAPRPDRHSAPPKSLAPAAPIDRAAGYEARKRADAEARKLTRARKVLRDRIAELESRIANREGRIKAIEAAMAAPGFYDNRDTSKPIIDEHQKLMWDVGNLMSQWEALQGHASDQETR
- a CDS encoding HDOD domain-containing protein — protein: MAIPPRLIDGIHRLDPLPATLQRLMRALDDEDAGAYVIGEIVQFDHAVVSMLLRVANSVAYGGWVRTESVRQAVTRIGKARVVDLIMGDHIRKLQGAAPMFDLSEEDLWLHSTAASLAVRAVARECPQAGLTESAAIAGLVHDVGKLVMVRYLKADVSALLALRDERKITFVQAERELFGCDHAEVGGEMARHWGFPPEIQEAIARHHEAPIENSTPLLDAVIVANLAAKSIGAGLGAEGMDMIVDDRCHFRLKLDFAGFSRVCLATMSGLKDVATAYGVTMN